From the Sphingobium sp. RAC03 genome, the window CCAGTGTGGCATGGGTTGCGGCGTGCGGGCGATGACCGGCACTGATCGCGACCTGCGGATCGAGGGCGACAAGGCGCATCCCGCCAATGCTGGCCAGTTGTGCGAAGGCGCGGATGCGCTGACGGCCATGGCGGACATGGAAGGACGACTGTTGCATCCGCTGGTCGAGGGCAAGCGGGCGACATGGGACAAGGCTGTCACGCAGATTGCGCGGCGGTTAGCCGCCGTGCAGGCGCGTCATGGGCCGGGCAGCGTGGCGCTGCATGTCGGCGGCGGCTTGCTGACCGAGGATTATTATGTCGCCAACAAGTTGATGAAGGGCTTTTTGGGTTCCGCCCATATCCATGCCCCCTGGCGCGGCGTGATCGGCGGCGTGCAGCGCGCCGCCTATGGCGAAGATGTGATGCCCGCCACGCTGGAGGATATCGACCGCGCCGACCTGATCCTGATCGCCGACGTGCCCGCGTTGCTGGCGCATCCGCTCTTGTTGGAGCGGGTGCAGGAGGCGTGGACGACGCGCGGCACGCGGCTCGTGGTGCTGGGCACGGGGATCGAAGCCGACATGCAATTGCCAGCGCGCGCAGGGAGCGTCGCCCGCTTGCTCGCGGGGTGGCTGCTGCACAGCATCGATGGCGGCCTGATCGACGCCGACTTCGTGGCCGCGCATGTGACCGTGCCGGATGGCTTTCGGGATCGGCTCGTCCCCGGCCATGATCTCTGGTCGGTGGCGCGGGCCTGCGGGATCGAGCCGGGACAGGTGCGCGATTTCTACGATGCGATCGGCCCGGTCGATCGGCTGGTGACCCTTTTCGGTGAGGCGGCGGGCGCGGATGTGGCGGCGGCAACGAT encodes:
- a CDS encoding molybdopterin oxidoreductase family protein, encoding MAIVRSLCGQCGMGCGVRAMTGTDRDLRIEGDKAHPANAGQLCEGADALTAMADMEGRLLHPLVEGKRATWDKAVTQIARRLAAVQARHGPGSVALHVGGGLLTEDYYVANKLMKGFLGSAHIHAPWRGVIGGVQRAAYGEDVMPATLEDIDRADLILIADVPALLAHPLLLERVQEAWTTRGTRLVVLGTGIEADMQLPARAGSVARLLAGWLLHSIDGGLIDADFVAAHVTVPDGFRDRLVPGHDLWSVARACGIEPGQVRDFYDAIGPVDRLVTLFGEAAGADVAAATINLHLLTGRIGRPGANPFALPSGANGMGAREVGCHADDLAAHGDFSDPVRANVARFWGARQLVEQPGLEDAALLDAMRDGQVRALWSIGADDGAADWLRAAQATVPLSIRSTDRADEADDGWTLCLPSANWIEKDGTVTGLDRLVSRQRRLFDLPGEARPDWWILTRVAQAMGWGDAFHYEQPADIYREHGRLTAYRNDGARLLNLRRHAPISNPAYAELTPWRWGEVPFDGGHFPTSDGRARLLPIAGQAEAAIP